CCGTTCGAGGTGTGCGGACCGGACGGCTGCTGCGGGTCTGAGGCGTGACAAATGCGTCGAGTGTCACTCCCGTTGAGATTGATATGACGCGATATGGCTGAGCAGATCGCGCACCGCCCCGGCCGGCGGGGTCCGGCCACCTGACCAGACGGCGCGCAGTTCACGGCGCAGGTTCAGTTCGGCGACAGGCACTTCCCGCAGCCGACCGACAGTGAGGTCGTCGTCGATGGCCAGCCGGCTCATGACGGCGGGCCCGGCGCCGGCCAGCACCGCGGCGCGCATCGCAGTTGCCGACGACAATTCGATCGCCGGGTCGGCCTGGCGATACGACGGGCCCAGCGCGACACGCAACGCCGAACTGAGGGCATCCCTGGTTCCCGAACCGGATTCCCGTGACACCAGCGGAGTTTCGCTCAGTTCGGCCGGGCTGACCGGTGCCGGTCGACGAGCCCATTTGTGGTCGGGCGGCACCACCGCCACCAGCTCGTCGTGCGCGATCACCCGGCTACGCAATCCTGCCGGGGCACCGGGGGACTCGATGAATCCGAGGTCGGCTGATCCGTCGTGAACAGCGGCGACCACCTGGTCGCTGTTGGCCGCGGTGAGGATGACCTCGGGTGCACTCACGCCGCGGCGTGCCGCGTCGGCCTGCAGCGATACCAGCCATCGCGGCATCAGTTGTTCGGCGATGGTGAGGCTGGCCGCGACGGTGACGCGATCACGACTTTCGGTGCGCATCGAGGCCAGGCCGGCGTCTACCCGTCCGGCGACGTCGAGCAACTGGTCGGCCCATTCGGCCACCACCGCGCCGGCCGGGGTGAGCTGGGATCCGCGGGGGCTGCGCTGCACCAGCCGCACCCCGGTCTGCGATTCGATCGAGGCCAACCGCGACGACACGGCCTGCTGGGTGAGTCCCAGCTCACGCCCGGCAGCGCCGAGACTGCCGGTGCGCGCGATCGCCAGCAGCACCTCGAACGCTGCCAACTCGGGCATTCGGGGGCTGAGCGGCATGCCCAGGATCGTAGGGTGTGGTCACAAACCACGCTTGTGAACGCACCGGTTGTGCTGTCGTGCCTGCGGTGGTGTAGCCTGGCCGACGTGACTATCGGCGTGTGTGCCAGCTATTGGCGCT
The window above is part of the Mycolicibacterium fortuitum subsp. fortuitum genome. Proteins encoded here:
- a CDS encoding LysR family transcriptional regulator; translation: MPLSPRMPELAAFEVLLAIARTGSLGAAGRELGLTQQAVSSRLASIESQTGVRLVQRSPRGSQLTPAGAVVAEWADQLLDVAGRVDAGLASMRTESRDRVTVAASLTIAEQLMPRWLVSLQADAARRGVSAPEVILTAANSDQVVAAVHDGSADLGFIESPGAPAGLRSRVIAHDELVAVVPPDHKWARRPAPVSPAELSETPLVSRESGSGTRDALSSALRVALGPSYRQADPAIELSSATAMRAAVLAGAGPAVMSRLAIDDDLTVGRLREVPVAELNLRRELRAVWSGGRTPPAGAVRDLLSHIASYQSQRE